The segment CCCTGAAGTGACTTGAACCAGAAAACTTTATGTTAGCTAAAGATGTCTAAAGAAAATATAAAAATTACTTGTATGAATTCTCTTCTCTCCTATTTACCTGAAAATACCCAGAAAGGGTTAAAATTTGTCGATAGTCGTTGGCAAGCTTTACGGCATAATTCTCTAGAGATACCGACTGTAATTATTCAAAATTCTGAACTTTTAAAGGAGTTTGATACTGATATCATTATGGCCGGAGGAACTCTCGGTATTTTAATCGCTACTACTTTACAAAATCAAGGATGGCGAGTTACTTTAATGGAAAAAGGTATCCTAAAGGGAAGAGAGCAGGAATGGAATATTTCTCGTCAAGAATTAGAGGTGCTTGTAGATCTAAATTTGTTATCAACAGCAGAATTAGAACAGGCGATCACAACAGAATATAATCCTGCTAGAATTAGTTTTCATCAAGGATATGAACTCTGGGTTAAGGATGTGCTAAATATTGGCATTGATCCGGTTTTTTTATTGGAAACCCTCAAACATAAATTTTTAAACGCAGGGGGAACATTATTAGAAAAAACCCTCTTTAATTCAGCCAGTATTCATCCTGATGGGGTGAGGGTTCAAGCAGGAGAAATCAGCATAAAAACTCGACTACTTATTGATGGGATGGGACACTTTTCTCCCATTGTTCAACAAGCAAGACAAGGACAGAAACCTGATGGGGTTTGTTTAGTTGTTGGTAGCTGTGCCAAGGGATATACAAATAATGAAACAGGGGATTTAATTGCTTCCTTTACTCCCATTTTCAATCAATGTCAATATTTTTGGGAAGCCTTTCCTGCTAAGGACGGAAGGACAACTTATTTGTTTACTTATGTTGATGCTCATCCTGATCGTTTTAGCTTAGAATTCTGGATGGAAGAATATTTAAGACTGTTACCAGAATACCAGAATATTGAATTAGATCAGTTA is part of the Crocosphaera sp. UHCC 0190 genome and harbors:
- a CDS encoding FAD-binding oxidoreductase; translation: MNSLLSYLPENTQKGLKFVDSRWQALRHNSLEIPTVIIQNSELLKEFDTDIIMAGGTLGILIATTLQNQGWRVTLMEKGILKGREQEWNISRQELEVLVDLNLLSTAELEQAITTEYNPARISFHQGYELWVKDVLNIGIDPVFLLETLKHKFLNAGGTLLEKTLFNSASIHPDGVRVQAGEISIKTRLLIDGMGHFSPIVQQARQGQKPDGVCLVVGSCAKGYTNNETGDLIASFTPIFNQCQYFWEAFPAKDGRTTYLFTYVDAHPDRFSLEFWMEEYLRLLPEYQNIELDQLQFERFLFGFFPAYQDSPLKMPWDRILPIGDSAGGQSPVSFGGFGSMIRHLKRLTSGIDEALKVDSLDKQSLSLLQPYQPNISVNWLFQKTMSVGINQKVSPNQINDLMSGVFQVMDKLGDDVLKPFLQDVIQFPALMKTLPLVNPKLVFPILPQVGIKPLLNWSIHYLNLALYSGLYPLGKLAQPISKNLSPIQQYYYHRWLDAWQYGAGQDYH